A genomic window from Punica granatum isolate Tunisia-2019 chromosome 2, ASM765513v2, whole genome shotgun sequence includes:
- the LOC116195422 gene encoding probable zinc metalloprotease EGY1, chloroplastic yields MGTLTSCNFSTFSFKLRTYPINSAFAQRALSLEPKKSKISRLLRRRGISISYRKLDRFRCCSGSDGNSNFDEESGSNASKESNVTTTAPREEDDERPSNEFESEKATPSVSPRPPDISSFGPPYSNFQVDSFKLLELLGPEKVDPADVKLIKDKLFGYSTFWVTKEEPFGDLGEGTLFLGNLRAKREDVFAKLQKQLVEITGDKYNLFMVEEPNSEGPDPRGGPRVSFGLLRKEVSEPRPTTLWQYVIALLLFLLTIGSSVELGIASQINRLPPEVVKYFTDPDAVEPPDMELLFPFVESALPLAYGVLGVLLFHEVGHFLAAFPKKVKLSIPYFIPNITLGSFGAITQFKSILPDRSTKVDISLAGPFAGAALSFSMFIVGLLLSSNPDAAGDLVQVPSMLFQGSLLLGLISRATLGYAAIHAATVSIHPLVIAGWCGLTTSAFNMLPVGCLDGGRAVQGAFGRSALVGFGLTTYTMLGLGVLGGPLSLPWGLYVLICQRSPEKPCLNDVTEVGTWRKAVVIVSIILVVLTLLPLWDELAEELGIGLVTTF; encoded by the exons ATGGGAACTCTCACGAGCTGTAACTTCAGCACCTTCAGCTTCAAGCTTCGGACGTATCCTATAAACAGCGCTTTCGCACAGAGAGCTCTGTCCCTCGAGCCTAAGAAATCGAAGATCTCGCGGCTGTTGCGTCGAAGAGGAATTTCAATTTCGTACAGGAAGCTAGATAGGTTTAGGTGTTGCAGCGGTAGCGATGGGAATAGTAATTTCGATGAAGAGAGTGGTAGTAATGCCTCCAAAGAGTCCAACGTGACGACCACAGCGCCGCGTGAAGAGGATGACGAGAGGCCGAGCAATGAGTTCGAATCCGAGAAGGCGACTCCCTCTGTTTCTCCTAGG CCACCAGATATATCGAGTTTTGGACCACCTTACAGTAATTTCCAAGTTGACTCTTTTAAACTATTGGAGCTGCTTGGACCTGAGAAAGTCGATCCTGCTGATGTGAAACTCATTAAAGATAAGCTTTTTGGGTATTCAACCTTTTGGGTAACAAAAGAAGAGCCATTTGGAGATTTAGGTGAGGGCACTCTTTTCCTCGGAAATCTTCGAGCAAAGAGAGAGGATGTTTTTGCCAAACTGCAAAAGCAGCTGGTTGAGATCACGGGAGATAAATACAATCTTTTCATGGTGGAGGAACCCAATTCAGAAGGACCAGACCCTCGTGGTGGACCACGTGTTAGCTTCGGTTTGCTTCGAAAGGAGGTTTCGGAACCAAGACCAACGACACTTTGGCAGTATGTCATTGCCTTGTTGCTGTTTCTGCTAACCATTGGTTCTTCAGTTGAGCTGGGAATTGCATCTCAG ATAAACCGTCTTCCACCAGAAGTGGTGAAGTATTTCACAGACCCAGATGCAGTTGAACCACCAGATATGGAGCTCTTGTTTCCATTTGTAGAGTCTGCTTTGCCCCTGGCATATGGAGTTTTAGGGGTTCTTTTGTTTCAT GAAGTTGGACACTTTCTTGCTGCTTTCCCAAAGAAAGTAAAGCTGAGCATTCCTTACTTCATTCCAAACATAACACTTGGAAGTTTTGGTGCAATCACGCAG TTCAAATCTATTCTTCCAGACCGGAGTACAAAAGTTGACATTTCTTTGGCGGGGCCTTTTGCTGGTGCTGCATTATCTTTCTCGATGTTCATTGTCGGTCTTCTTCTTTCATCAAACCCAGATGCTGCTGGAGATTTGGTGCAAGTTCCCAGCATGTTGTTTCAAGGATCATTGCTTCTTGGACTTATCAGTAGAGCCACCCTTGGTTACGC GGCGATCCATGCTGCTACTGTTTCCATTCACCCACTTGTGATAGCTGGATG GTGCGGTTTAACTACATCAGCCTTTAATATGCTCCCAGTGGGATGCCTGGACGGTGGAAGAGCGGTGCAG GGTGCCTTTGGTAGAAGTGCTCTTGTTGGATTTGGTTTGACAACTTACACGATGCTAGGACTTGGAGTG TTGGGTGGACCGCTGTCTCTTCCTTGGGGACTTTACGTGTTGATATGTCAG AGGAGTCCAGAGAAACCATGCCTGAACGACGTGACAGAGGTTGGAACATGGAGAAAAGCTGTCGTAATTGTTTCTATTATACTTGTCGTCCTCACTCTACTCCCTTTATGGGACGAACTAGCAGAAGAGCTTGGTATAGGTCTCGTCACCACATTCTAA
- the LOC116195423 gene encoding LOB domain-containing protein 20 isoform X1: MADPQDGNASSPFESSQRSAHKQAVSMEAKVSAAAPLPVAPCGACKFLRRKCVSGCIFAPHFGSDQGAARFAAVHKIFGASNVSKLLLHIPVNRRHDAVVTISYEAQARLADPVYGSVSTILALQQQVASLQAELTMVQSQLINSRYAVANALHSHGPDAQLLPSHHQSMSVPVCQQPAYSNNSSASNLIDGSFSHFATDDFVAPESNDSNYINNSRSKNNNAASSGPPETFPRRSQDEEDGEEEYRNGLSISMHTDKMLLSRT, translated from the exons ATGGCGGACCCACAGGACGGCAATGCCAGCTCCCCCTTCGAATCCAGTCAAAGGTCCGCCCATAAGCAGGCTGTGTCGATGGAGGCCAAGGTGTCAGCAGCAGCTCCCCTGCCTGTGGCTCCATGCGGGGCATGCAAGTTCCTCAGGAGGAAGTGCGTTAGCGGGTGCATTTTCGCACCACACTTTGGGTCGGACCAGGGCGCCGCGAGGTTCGCCGCTGTACACAAGATCTTCGGGGCAAGCAACGTGTCAAAGCTCCTGCTGCACATCCCGGTGAACCGGAGGCACGATGCAGTGGTCACAATATCGTACGAGGCTCAGGCGAGACTGGCAGACCCAGTCTATGGCTCTGTGTCCACCATCCTTGCTTTGCAACAACAG GTGGCATCCCTGCAAGCTGAGCTGACAATGGTGCAATCTCAGCTGATAAACAGCCGGTACGCGGTGGCCAATGCACTTCACTCCCACGGCCCCGACGCGCAGCTGCTGCCGAGCCACCACCAGAGCATGAGCGTTCCGGTGTGTCAACAGCCAGCCTACTCCAACAACTCCTCTGCCTCCAACCTTATCGACGGCAGCTTTAGTCATTTTGCTACTGATGACTTTGTTGCCCCAGAGAGTAACGACAGTAATTACATTAACAACAGCAGAAGCAAAAATAACAATGCAGCTTCCTCTGGCCCGCCGGAGACGTTCCCTCGCCGATCCCAGGATGAGGAGGATGGCGAGGAAGAGTACCGGAATGGTCTTTCTATCTCCATGCACACCGACAAAATGCTTCTAAGTCGAACATGA
- the LOC116195423 gene encoding LOB domain-containing protein 20 isoform X2, whose product MADPQDGNASSPFESSQRSAHKQAVSMEAKVSAAAPLPVAPCGACKFLRRKCVSGCIFAPHFGSDQGAARFAAVHKIFGASNVSKLLLHIPVNRRHDAVVTISYEAQARLADPVYGSVSTILALQQQLINSRYAVANALHSHGPDAQLLPSHHQSMSVPVCQQPAYSNNSSASNLIDGSFSHFATDDFVAPESNDSNYINNSRSKNNNAASSGPPETFPRRSQDEEDGEEEYRNGLSISMHTDKMLLSRT is encoded by the exons ATGGCGGACCCACAGGACGGCAATGCCAGCTCCCCCTTCGAATCCAGTCAAAGGTCCGCCCATAAGCAGGCTGTGTCGATGGAGGCCAAGGTGTCAGCAGCAGCTCCCCTGCCTGTGGCTCCATGCGGGGCATGCAAGTTCCTCAGGAGGAAGTGCGTTAGCGGGTGCATTTTCGCACCACACTTTGGGTCGGACCAGGGCGCCGCGAGGTTCGCCGCTGTACACAAGATCTTCGGGGCAAGCAACGTGTCAAAGCTCCTGCTGCACATCCCGGTGAACCGGAGGCACGATGCAGTGGTCACAATATCGTACGAGGCTCAGGCGAGACTGGCAGACCCAGTCTATGGCTCTGTGTCCACCATCCTTGCTTTGCAACAACAG CTGATAAACAGCCGGTACGCGGTGGCCAATGCACTTCACTCCCACGGCCCCGACGCGCAGCTGCTGCCGAGCCACCACCAGAGCATGAGCGTTCCGGTGTGTCAACAGCCAGCCTACTCCAACAACTCCTCTGCCTCCAACCTTATCGACGGCAGCTTTAGTCATTTTGCTACTGATGACTTTGTTGCCCCAGAGAGTAACGACAGTAATTACATTAACAACAGCAGAAGCAAAAATAACAATGCAGCTTCCTCTGGCCCGCCGGAGACGTTCCCTCGCCGATCCCAGGATGAGGAGGATGGCGAGGAAGAGTACCGGAATGGTCTTTCTATCTCCATGCACACCGACAAAATGCTTCTAAGTCGAACATGA
- the LOC116195421 gene encoding probable inactive leucine-rich repeat receptor-like protein kinase At3g03770 isoform X2 — MPSSRVETMGRLFILCELSVVAMVILLSVDRTEQLQSSQAHTLLRIRRLLNHPPVLSSWTDRTDFCNMEPNSSLTVVCYEDSVTQLHIIGEQGTPQLPENFSMESFITTLVKLPNLKVLTLASLGLRGPLSGKIARLSSLEIFNVSSNLISGSIPEELSSLTSLQTLILDGNAFSGQLPDWLGQLQELTVLSLRKNSFNGSLPDSLGDLDNLRVLALSHNRFYGQVPDLSSLTNLQVLDLEDNLLNGPFPKISTKLVTIILKRNKFRSGIPINLNSYYQLQQLDLSFNSFVGPFLQSLFALPSINYIDIAGNKFTGMLSVNQSCNEDLMFVDLSSNLLTGNLPDCLLNLKKVDVLYARNCLSTGDQDQRPISFCRNEALAVGIIPSNKNQKQASKTVIVLGITGGIAGSIALAGLAFFVVRRSNANRGNKTPPTRLILETASTGYTSKILSDARYIYQTMKLGSLGLPAYRTFSLEEIEEATGNFDSSAFMGEGSHGQMYRGQLKNGSLVAIRCLKMKKSHDVQNFMHRIELISKLRHPHVVSALGHCFECYWDDSSVSRIFLVFEDVPNGTLGNWISGRRSRQMLTWAQRIAAAIGIAKGIQFLHTVIVPGLFSNNLNITDILLDQNLAAKISSYNLPLLGEELGKDGKKSSSGGSKEIASRVNHADKNDIYGLGVILLELMAGRQLKTKTEIDAIKDQSSVAADAAALRSVVDPTVQKASSEQSLRTMMEISLRCLLNDPADRPSIEDVLWNLQFAAQVQDGWRESYSSEGSPGSPSQPPSLRLTIPK, encoded by the exons ATGCCTTCGTCCCGTGTCGAAACAATGGGGAGATTATTCATCCTATGTGAGCTCTCTGTGGTTGCCATGGTGATTTTGCTCTCGGTTGACCGGACGGAGCAGCTCCAGTCCTCCCAGGCTCATACCCTCTTGAGGATCCGACGGCTGCTCAACCATCCCCCTGTGCTAAGCAGCTGGACCGACCGCACAGATTTCTGCAACATGGAACCCAATTCGTCTCTCACCGTTGTTTGCTATGAAGATAGCGTGACTCAGCTCCATATAATAGGAGAACAGGGGACCCCGCAGTTGCCTGAGAACTTCTCGATGGAGTCCTTCATAACCACCCTTGTGAAGCTCCCGAACCTCAAGGTCCTCACATTGGCATCCCTTGGCCTGCGGGGCCCACTTTCGGGCAAGATCGCTCGTTTGTCATCTCTCGAGATATTCAACGTGAGCTCGAACCTCATCTCAGGTTCGATTCCAGAGGAGTTATCGTCCCTCACGAGCCTCCAGACGCTGATACTCGATGGGAATGCATTCTCTGGTCAGCTGCCTGACTGGCTCGGTCAGCTTCAGGAACTCACTGTCTTGAGCCTCAGAAAGAATTCCTTCAACGGATCTCTGCCCGACTCTCTAGGCGATCTCGACAACCTCCGAGTTCTTGCTCTTTCACATAATCGGTTCTATGGGCAAGTTCCTGACCTCAGCAGTTTAACTAACCTTCAAGTGCTCGACTTGGAAGATAATCTTCTTAACGGCCCGTTTCCTAAAATAAGCACCAAATTAGTCACAATCATACTGAAGAGGAACAAGTTCAGGTCAGGAATTCCGATTAATCTCAACTCGTATTATCAGCTTCAGCAGCTCGATCTATCATTCAATAGCTTCGTGGGGCCCTTCCTGCAGTCACTTTTCGCCCTCCCTTCCATTAATTATATCGATATTGCTGGGAACAAGTTCACGGGAATGCTCTCGGTGAACCAGTCTTGTAATGAAGATCTGATGTTTGTGGACTTGTCTTCGAATCTCCTGACTGGAAATTTGCCCGACTGCTTGTTGAACTTGAAGAAGGTGGATGTTTTGTATGCGAGGAATTGTTTATCCACCGGTGATCAAGATCAACGGCCAATCTCATTTTGCAGGAACGAAGCTTTGGCTGTTGGAATCATACCGAGCAATAAGAATCAGAAACAGGCTTCTAAGACGGTCATTGTCTTGGGAATAACTGGAGGGATTGCTGGGAGTATCGCACTTGCTGGCCTAGCTTTCTTTGTTGTTAGAAGGAGCAATGCTAACAGGGGAAACAAGACTCCTCCCACAAGGCTGATTTTGGAGACTGCATCGACCGGGTACACCTCAAAGATACTCAGCGACGCAA GGTATATATATCAGACTATGAAGCTTGGATCACTCGGTCTTCCTGCTTATAGAACATTCTCCTTGGAGGAGATCGAAGAAGCTACAGGCAACTTTGATTCATCTGCTTTCATGGGTGAAGGTTCTCATGGTCAA ATGTACAGGGGGCAGCTGAAGAATGGCTCTCTAGTTGCAATCAGATGcctgaagatgaagaagagccaCGACGTTCAGAACTTCATGCACCGCATAGAATTAATCTCAAAGCTCAGGCATCCCCACGTGGTCAGTGCACTGGGGCATTGCTTCGAGTGCTACTGGGATGACTCAAGCGTCAGCAGAATCTTTCTCGTGTTCGAGGATGTGCCTAATGGCACACTAGGAAACTGGATCTCTG GACGGCGTTCGAGGCAAATGCTGACTTGGGCACAGAGGATCGCTGCTGCAATAGGGATCGCAAAGGGGATTCAGTTCTTGCACACTGTAATCGTCCCCGGCCTATTCTCAAACAACCTGAACATAACCGATATTCTGTTGGATCAGAACCTTGCTGCAAAAATCAGCAGCTATAACCTTCCTCTACTGGGAGAGGAACTGGGAAAG GATGGCAAGAAATCTTCTTCTGGAGGGTCCAAAGAAATTGCTTCTAG GGTAAACCATGCAGATAAGAACGATATCTATGGCCTTGGGGTGATCCTACTAGAACTCATGGCAGGACGACAACTCAAAACGAAGACCGAAATCGACGCCATAAAAGATCAA TCGAGTGTAGCCGCCGATGCTGCAGCTCTGAGGAGCGTTGTTGATCCAACAGTCCAGAAAGCATCGTCAGAACAATCCTTGAGAACAATGATGGAGATCTCCCTTAGATGCTTGCTGAATGACCCAGCTGATCGGCCCTCCATCGAAGACGTCCTGTGGAACTTGCAGTTCGCTGCTCAGGTCCAAGATGGGTGGAGGGAGTCCTACAGCAGTGAAGGCTCCCCTGGCTCCCCTTCCCAGCCCCCGAGCCTTCGCCTCACCATACCTAAG TGA
- the LOC116195421 gene encoding probable inactive leucine-rich repeat receptor-like protein kinase At3g03770 isoform X1 — translation MPSSRVETMGRLFILCELSVVAMVILLSVDRTEQLQSSQAHTLLRIRRLLNHPPVLSSWTDRTDFCNMEPNSSLTVVCYEDSVTQLHIIGEQGTPQLPENFSMESFITTLVKLPNLKVLTLASLGLRGPLSGKIARLSSLEIFNVSSNLISGSIPEELSSLTSLQTLILDGNAFSGQLPDWLGQLQELTVLSLRKNSFNGSLPDSLGDLDNLRVLALSHNRFYGQVPDLSSLTNLQVLDLEDNLLNGPFPKISTKLVTIILKRNKFRSGIPINLNSYYQLQQLDLSFNSFVGPFLQSLFALPSINYIDIAGNKFTGMLSVNQSCNEDLMFVDLSSNLLTGNLPDCLLNLKKVDVLYARNCLSTGDQDQRPISFCRNEALAVGIIPSNKNQKQASKTVIVLGITGGIAGSIALAGLAFFVVRRSNANRGNKTPPTRLILETASTGYTSKILSDARYIYQTMKLGSLGLPAYRTFSLEEIEEATGNFDSSAFMGEGSHGQMYRGQLKNGSLVAIRCLKMKKSHDVQNFMHRIELISKLRHPHVVSALGHCFECYWDDSSVSRIFLVFEDVPNGTLGNWISGRRSRQMLTWAQRIAAAIGIAKGIQFLHTVIVPGLFSNNLNITDILLDQNLAAKISSYNLPLLGEELGKDGKKSSSGGSKEIASRVNHADKNDIYGLGVILLELMAGRQLKTKTEIDAIKDQIQSSVAADAAALRSVVDPTVQKASSEQSLRTMMEISLRCLLNDPADRPSIEDVLWNLQFAAQVQDGWRESYSSEGSPGSPSQPPSLRLTIPK, via the exons ATGCCTTCGTCCCGTGTCGAAACAATGGGGAGATTATTCATCCTATGTGAGCTCTCTGTGGTTGCCATGGTGATTTTGCTCTCGGTTGACCGGACGGAGCAGCTCCAGTCCTCCCAGGCTCATACCCTCTTGAGGATCCGACGGCTGCTCAACCATCCCCCTGTGCTAAGCAGCTGGACCGACCGCACAGATTTCTGCAACATGGAACCCAATTCGTCTCTCACCGTTGTTTGCTATGAAGATAGCGTGACTCAGCTCCATATAATAGGAGAACAGGGGACCCCGCAGTTGCCTGAGAACTTCTCGATGGAGTCCTTCATAACCACCCTTGTGAAGCTCCCGAACCTCAAGGTCCTCACATTGGCATCCCTTGGCCTGCGGGGCCCACTTTCGGGCAAGATCGCTCGTTTGTCATCTCTCGAGATATTCAACGTGAGCTCGAACCTCATCTCAGGTTCGATTCCAGAGGAGTTATCGTCCCTCACGAGCCTCCAGACGCTGATACTCGATGGGAATGCATTCTCTGGTCAGCTGCCTGACTGGCTCGGTCAGCTTCAGGAACTCACTGTCTTGAGCCTCAGAAAGAATTCCTTCAACGGATCTCTGCCCGACTCTCTAGGCGATCTCGACAACCTCCGAGTTCTTGCTCTTTCACATAATCGGTTCTATGGGCAAGTTCCTGACCTCAGCAGTTTAACTAACCTTCAAGTGCTCGACTTGGAAGATAATCTTCTTAACGGCCCGTTTCCTAAAATAAGCACCAAATTAGTCACAATCATACTGAAGAGGAACAAGTTCAGGTCAGGAATTCCGATTAATCTCAACTCGTATTATCAGCTTCAGCAGCTCGATCTATCATTCAATAGCTTCGTGGGGCCCTTCCTGCAGTCACTTTTCGCCCTCCCTTCCATTAATTATATCGATATTGCTGGGAACAAGTTCACGGGAATGCTCTCGGTGAACCAGTCTTGTAATGAAGATCTGATGTTTGTGGACTTGTCTTCGAATCTCCTGACTGGAAATTTGCCCGACTGCTTGTTGAACTTGAAGAAGGTGGATGTTTTGTATGCGAGGAATTGTTTATCCACCGGTGATCAAGATCAACGGCCAATCTCATTTTGCAGGAACGAAGCTTTGGCTGTTGGAATCATACCGAGCAATAAGAATCAGAAACAGGCTTCTAAGACGGTCATTGTCTTGGGAATAACTGGAGGGATTGCTGGGAGTATCGCACTTGCTGGCCTAGCTTTCTTTGTTGTTAGAAGGAGCAATGCTAACAGGGGAAACAAGACTCCTCCCACAAGGCTGATTTTGGAGACTGCATCGACCGGGTACACCTCAAAGATACTCAGCGACGCAA GGTATATATATCAGACTATGAAGCTTGGATCACTCGGTCTTCCTGCTTATAGAACATTCTCCTTGGAGGAGATCGAAGAAGCTACAGGCAACTTTGATTCATCTGCTTTCATGGGTGAAGGTTCTCATGGTCAA ATGTACAGGGGGCAGCTGAAGAATGGCTCTCTAGTTGCAATCAGATGcctgaagatgaagaagagccaCGACGTTCAGAACTTCATGCACCGCATAGAATTAATCTCAAAGCTCAGGCATCCCCACGTGGTCAGTGCACTGGGGCATTGCTTCGAGTGCTACTGGGATGACTCAAGCGTCAGCAGAATCTTTCTCGTGTTCGAGGATGTGCCTAATGGCACACTAGGAAACTGGATCTCTG GACGGCGTTCGAGGCAAATGCTGACTTGGGCACAGAGGATCGCTGCTGCAATAGGGATCGCAAAGGGGATTCAGTTCTTGCACACTGTAATCGTCCCCGGCCTATTCTCAAACAACCTGAACATAACCGATATTCTGTTGGATCAGAACCTTGCTGCAAAAATCAGCAGCTATAACCTTCCTCTACTGGGAGAGGAACTGGGAAAG GATGGCAAGAAATCTTCTTCTGGAGGGTCCAAAGAAATTGCTTCTAG GGTAAACCATGCAGATAAGAACGATATCTATGGCCTTGGGGTGATCCTACTAGAACTCATGGCAGGACGACAACTCAAAACGAAGACCGAAATCGACGCCATAAAAGATCAA ATACAGTCGAGTGTAGCCGCCGATGCTGCAGCTCTGAGGAGCGTTGTTGATCCAACAGTCCAGAAAGCATCGTCAGAACAATCCTTGAGAACAATGATGGAGATCTCCCTTAGATGCTTGCTGAATGACCCAGCTGATCGGCCCTCCATCGAAGACGTCCTGTGGAACTTGCAGTTCGCTGCTCAGGTCCAAGATGGGTGGAGGGAGTCCTACAGCAGTGAAGGCTCCCCTGGCTCCCCTTCCCAGCCCCCGAGCCTTCGCCTCACCATACCTAAG TGA
- the LOC116197899 gene encoding co-chaperone protein p23-2 isoform X1, whose amino-acid sequence MSRHPEVLWAQRSDKVYLTIALPDAKDVSVKCEQRGFFSFSATSAQGESFDFSLELFGSILPEGCRTKTGLRNIISLIQKEEKGWWKRLLKSEEKPAPYLKVDWNKWCDEDEESGSEVGLDGDAALYEDGDGESSDDEGMLLHCRSSRSREGERQVTNKARGK is encoded by the exons ATGAG TCGCCACCCTGAGGTGTTGTGGGCACAGAGGTCGGATAAAGTGTACCTAACAATTGCGTTACCAGATGCAAAAGATGTTTCAGTGAAATGTGAGCAGCGGGGGTTCTTTAGTTTCTCAGCTACCAGCGCTCAAGGTGAATCCTTTGACTTCAGCCTGGAACTGTTTGGATCAATATTGCCTGAG GGTTGTCGAACAAAGACTGGATTAAGAAACATCATCAGCTTAATCCAGAAAGAGGAGAAAGGTTGGTGGAAGAGACTACTGAAGTCAGAAGAGAAACCTGCACCATACCTGAAAGTTGATTGGAACAAATGGTGTGATGAGGATGAGGAGTCAGGTT CTGAAGTAGGATTGGATGGTGATGCTGCTTTG TATGAAGACGGAGATGGAGAAAGCAGTGATGATGAAGGAATGCTAT TGCATTGCAGATCTTCCCGATCTAGAGAAGGCGAGAGGCAAGTAACAAACAAGGCAAGAGGAAAGTAG
- the LOC116197899 gene encoding co-chaperone protein p23-2 isoform X2, whose translation MSRHPEVLWAQRSDKVYLTIALPDAKDVSVKCEQRGFFSFSATSAQGESFDFSLELFGSILPEGCRTKTGLRNIISLIQKEEKGWWKRLLKSEEKPAPYLKVDWNKWCDEDEESAEVGLDGDAALYEDGDGESSDDEGMLLHCRSSRSREGERQVTNKARGK comes from the exons ATGAG TCGCCACCCTGAGGTGTTGTGGGCACAGAGGTCGGATAAAGTGTACCTAACAATTGCGTTACCAGATGCAAAAGATGTTTCAGTGAAATGTGAGCAGCGGGGGTTCTTTAGTTTCTCAGCTACCAGCGCTCAAGGTGAATCCTTTGACTTCAGCCTGGAACTGTTTGGATCAATATTGCCTGAG GGTTGTCGAACAAAGACTGGATTAAGAAACATCATCAGCTTAATCCAGAAAGAGGAGAAAGGTTGGTGGAAGAGACTACTGAAGTCAGAAGAGAAACCTGCACCATACCTGAAAGTTGATTGGAACAAATGGTGTGATGAGGATGAGGAGTCAG CTGAAGTAGGATTGGATGGTGATGCTGCTTTG TATGAAGACGGAGATGGAGAAAGCAGTGATGATGAAGGAATGCTAT TGCATTGCAGATCTTCCCGATCTAGAGAAGGCGAGAGGCAAGTAACAAACAAGGCAAGAGGAAAGTAG
- the LOC116197899 gene encoding co-chaperone protein p23-2 isoform X4 produces MSRHPEVLWAQRSDKVYLTIALPDAKDVSVKCEQRGFFSFSATSAQGESFDFSLELFGSILPEGCRTKTGLRNIISLIQKEEKGWWKRLLKSEEKPAPYLKVDWNKWCDEDEESAEVGLDGDAALYEDGDGESSDDEGMLYLPDLEKARGK; encoded by the exons ATGAG TCGCCACCCTGAGGTGTTGTGGGCACAGAGGTCGGATAAAGTGTACCTAACAATTGCGTTACCAGATGCAAAAGATGTTTCAGTGAAATGTGAGCAGCGGGGGTTCTTTAGTTTCTCAGCTACCAGCGCTCAAGGTGAATCCTTTGACTTCAGCCTGGAACTGTTTGGATCAATATTGCCTGAG GGTTGTCGAACAAAGACTGGATTAAGAAACATCATCAGCTTAATCCAGAAAGAGGAGAAAGGTTGGTGGAAGAGACTACTGAAGTCAGAAGAGAAACCTGCACCATACCTGAAAGTTGATTGGAACAAATGGTGTGATGAGGATGAGGAGTCAG CTGAAGTAGGATTGGATGGTGATGCTGCTTTG TATGAAGACGGAGATGGAGAAAGCAGTGATGATGAAGGAATGCTAT ATCTTCCCGATCTAGAGAAGGCGAGAGGCAAGTAA
- the LOC116197899 gene encoding co-chaperone protein p23-2 isoform X3, whose translation MSRHPEVLWAQRSDKVYLTIALPDAKDVSVKCEQRGFFSFSATSAQGESFDFSLELFGSILPEGCRTKTGLRNIISLIQKEEKGWWKRLLKSEEKPAPYLKVDWNKWCDEDEESGSEVGLDGDAALYEDGDGESSDDEGMLYLPDLEKARGK comes from the exons ATGAG TCGCCACCCTGAGGTGTTGTGGGCACAGAGGTCGGATAAAGTGTACCTAACAATTGCGTTACCAGATGCAAAAGATGTTTCAGTGAAATGTGAGCAGCGGGGGTTCTTTAGTTTCTCAGCTACCAGCGCTCAAGGTGAATCCTTTGACTTCAGCCTGGAACTGTTTGGATCAATATTGCCTGAG GGTTGTCGAACAAAGACTGGATTAAGAAACATCATCAGCTTAATCCAGAAAGAGGAGAAAGGTTGGTGGAAGAGACTACTGAAGTCAGAAGAGAAACCTGCACCATACCTGAAAGTTGATTGGAACAAATGGTGTGATGAGGATGAGGAGTCAGGTT CTGAAGTAGGATTGGATGGTGATGCTGCTTTG TATGAAGACGGAGATGGAGAAAGCAGTGATGATGAAGGAATGCTAT ATCTTCCCGATCTAGAGAAGGCGAGAGGCAAGTAA